ATGAATTAGATGTTCATGGTCGGGAATAATATTGATAGGCAAATTGTATAATCCTGTTTTATGTTTTTGAAGTCCATAGGAGTTTTTTGAAACACCATCAGAACATATTTTTATGCCTGCTTTAAAAAGAACTTCTTCCGTGTTTACTCCATGCATATACATATGATTTCTCCATACTTTAATCGTTTTTCCAGACATTTTATAAATGATATCCATGGTTTTTAAAACGTCTTTTCTTTGAATCCATTTGGGACCATTATAATTTTTTGTCAATTTATTCCAAACACGATGAAAAAACTCATATTCAAAAGCATTATAATTATGTCCTCCTGTTTCAATTAAGGGGTTATATATAATGGACGAGACATCATCAAACTCTTCTAAAAAAGATTTTCCTGTTATAAAACAGGTCATTTTCACCTTATGTTTTTCCAAGCGTTTTAAAAAAGCGCGTGCTGTTTGCATTTCAGTGATATCACAATGTTTTTGATTAAGCGTTTTTAGACTTTTATGGTGCAAATCACCTGTTAAACAAATCATAAATAAACCTTTATAAACCATATTCTTTAAAAGAGAAATTATTGTTTACATATTTTCCCCAATATAAAAGATATTGTTGTTTTAATAATGTGGAATCACTTGTGTTAATATGAAAAAAACTATTGAGTACATCGGTATTTTTATCTTGCATTCCAAACGCTACATAAGGAAAAAGAAGGGGAAGCACTCCTTTGTATCCAAGCATTTTTACTCTTAATCTATTTGTTAAACTCAAGTTTTTTATCACATGATTGGGCAAAAATAAATTGCGTATATTTTTTAAAACCATTTTAAGACTTAAGTTATGAGATAAAGAGTTTGACAAAGCAGTTTCAAAATAACCTTGCCATTTGATATCTTTTTTTTGTAAAGACATTGCTTCACAGTTTAAATGTATTTGTTTGAGTATCTCTTTTACCTCATTTTGAAAGTCAATCAAATTAAGTTGTAAATATTTTTGATAATTGGGCTCAAACCTAAAAGCCATTGCGTCATCATACATTTTTTTAAAATTTTCATCAATATTTTTTTGATTTCTCATACGTATTTTTTTTTCAACATAAGAATAATGGTACTGCCCTTGATAGTATAAAAGAGCATCTCCATATCCTATGATTGCTTTTACACAATGTTTAATTATGGTTTTTAAATCTTTCATTGTATGGTCTTTTTTCGCAAGTATCAAATCATTGATCGTAAGAAGGGTTCCTCTGTTTACCATCAAGTTACGTATATCCCAATCGGGTATATTTTCAATATCAAAACGGCTCATATGCGTAAAAAAAGAGAAGTCGCCATTAATAACTTTATGACCATATTTCATATCATAGGTGATGACCAAAGGTTCACATATTCTTAATTTAAATTCACCAATAAGTGAGAGATCAAAATCAATGTTAAAATGGCTGCAATGACTTGCGATTATTGAGTGAATGTTATTTTTAAGTTCGATTTCTTTTGTCTTGCCAATATTTTTAGAAACAATCAAAAAATCTAAATTGTTATGGGGGAATTCCACATTCTGAATTTTTATTACACCTCCTTCACCTCTTCCATAACCTCCAATTAAAATCACACATGTATACGATGAAGAAACAATAGATGCTTCAATGTCACTGGAAATATCATTCAAGAGTTTTGTCATTTTCTCTTCAAAATGTACACTTCCTTTAAGACTTAATTTTCCAAAAGATTTCATTTTAAACTCCTTGTAATTTTTGATTGAAGATGTCAATCAAGTTATTTATATGTGTTTGGCTTTTAAAGTTATGTTGCGTACTTTTAAAAGCATTGAGGCAAAAATTTTTATGCAAGCTGGGATTTGAAATTAGGTCATTTATCTTAAGAGCCAAATCCTGCGCATTATTTGACTCAAAAAGAAAACCATTGTTGCCATGGATTAACCACTCTTTGATTGCTCCCACATTAGCAGCAATCACAGGAAGTCCGGCTTTTAAAGCTTCAACACCTGTTAAATTAAATGTTTCAGGTGTTCTGCTTGGCACAATTAAACAATAAGCACGTTGATAATAAAATAACAGTTTTTCATGCTCAATTTGTCCAATGAATTCGACTCGTTCTTCTATTTTTAATTTTTGGGCATAGTGTTTAAGAAATTCTTCTTGTGCTCCAGATCCTATGATTTTCAAAGAATATGATTTATCAATATTTTTCATTGCATTTAATAAAATATCTATACCTTTACCTGTAACTAATTGTCCCACATACAACAATGTTTTACTCTTGTTAATATTCATACTGTTTTTATATTCAACATTGTCGTTTGCATACAAAGGATTGATCATTATTTTTGATGCTTCAAAATGATGAAGTTTTAAATGTTCTTTCATATAGGATGATGCGACAATAAAAAGATCTAAACGTTTGTTGATATCTTGCAGTTTTTGAAGTTTCCCCAAACTTGCTATTTTAAATCCATCTTGGGTTTTTTTGATAAATCCCAAACACGAATAACAGTCTAAACCTGTTTTACAAATACACGTTTTTTTACTCAAGGTTTTGTATTTATGTTCTCTTAAACAAAACAATTTATGATCATGATAAAATCTTATTTTTTTAACCTTAGACTTCATAATCTCTTCATAACTGGCATAATCATGTAACTGATGTATATATAAGAGGTCAGGATTAATATTTTGTATTTGTTCTTTGATACAAAGCAAAGGAAAAGCACTGTCAAATATATCAAGAAATTCATTTTCTACCTCAATATTTGGATCATAAAGAAGTGAAGATTTGATACCTTTTTTATTTAAATGTTTAACGGTATTGTAAATATACTGTTCTGCACCGCCACCTCTTGAAGCTTTATTGTTTATCCATAAAACATGCATCGCATCTCCTTTATCAATACAAAATTTTAACCTTCTTTTATGCAAATAAATTGCAAATTCTTAAGAGTTATTTGCAACTAAGCATTTGTCTGTATATTGAGTTTATTTGAGAATTGATTAATGACGTATCAAATGTTAAAACAGTCTTTTTCGCATTTTCTATCAAGGTATTTCTTAGGGATTCATTTTGTATCAAAAGAAGTAGGTTTTTTTCTAAAGATTCTATTGAATTATTTTTAAAAATCAATGCGTCTTTTTTATCTTTAATACTATTACAAACACCTGCAATGTTACTTACAATTACAGGCAGAGAGCTGGCCCAAGCTTCAAGAACAACAATACCAAAAGGTTCGTGAGTTGAGGGAAGAATCAAAACATTTGAATTTAAATAAAGATCAATTAATTCTTTTGACTCAGGTTTAAGATGAGTAATAAAAGTAATATATTTCTCTAAAGAATGTTTATAAATATATTCTTTTATTTCTTTATAATAAACTTTGTCCGTAATATTTCCTGCAAAGAATATATGGATATTTTTGTTTTTTATCTTATTTAATACTTTCAATACTAACAATTGATTTTTTTGTAAATCAATTCTGGCACTAAGCAAACAGATAAAGGTTTTATCATTTAAAGCATATTTTTTTCGTATATTTTGATTTTTAGCTTTTGAAAAAGTAGCAATATCTACACTGTTTGGCAATAAAAAAATGTTTTTATTTGTATTGTTTTTTTTGAGTTTGTTATACTCTTCTTTATTCAAACATATAACTGCATTTGAATCTTTTATTACTCTTCGAGAACCAAAGATCAAACCCAGAATTTTACCCCACTCCAAACTATTTGTAAAAGAATTATTCTGAGTATTGTTTATATTTCTGTTATAAACACCTCCATGAATGGAGACAATATAAGGAATATTGCGTATTTTGCAAACAATTCTTGCAATTGCTCCTATTCTTTTAAAGGTATGTAAATGTATCAAATCGATATTCTTTTTGAATAAGAGAGAAAACAACAAAGAAAAAGAAAATACATTTCCACCAATAAGATTTAATTTTTCTTTTACTTTTGTGCCTAAATTAATATAAGGATAAAAATAGCTGAATCTTTTGATTTTAATTCCCCTCATACTTTCTGTATGTTGTGTATTTAATATTGTAGTTGTGTATACTTCTGAATTAATATGAAACTTTTTTAAGCCTAGAGCATAAGACATAATCACATTCTCCGTTCCACCCCAATGTGTTTGTGTGAAACGTCTGGGAATATGAATAACATTTATCTCTTTTACTTTTAGATTGTTTATGAAAGCATATAGTTTTTTTGATACTTGTTCTTGTGAATGGTTTGTTACAACATAAGAGTAGGCTTTTATTCCAGCTTTTTTGCATTCATTTGTATTACGCGCCAATGCTAGAAATTTTGAAGCAATATTTTTTGCCCCTTCTTCAATAAAAATACAATCTTTCATATCTAGTCCCTCCGCACCAATAGGAGTTGTTAAAATAGTTTTTTTTAAAAAAGCTGTTTCAAGTATTCTTGTTAATGTTCCCGATGCGATTACAAGAGGCAAAAAAACAAATTCACTTGCTTTGATATAAGCACTTAAATCATCCACTTCTCCCACAAACTCAATGTTTGCATATACTTTATCGTAGAGGATGGTTTTATTTTTTCCGATGACCAGGATTTTTATATTTTCTTGAATCAGAAAATCTTTTATCAAAGGATAGATTTTATTTATTATAAAGGCATAGGCACTCGTATTAACTGTTGAATTTAACATTCCATAAAACAGAATAAACCTGTTTTTATTTTTGCTTTCTTTGAGTGGTTTAAGCTCATGAACTACATTGGGTAATACCTTGTGTTGTTTGATATTTGCTAGCTTGTATTTGTTTTTTACCAAGTGTATTTCTTCTTCATTGGTATAAAAAAAGGTAAAATTATTCTTTAAGAATTTTTTCTCAAAATAATACAGTTTTAAATACTCGATTAAAAAATATCTGTTTTTTAAACTTTTATTGTTTTTCCATGCTTCGTAACATATGCGAGAACTTAACATATCTACATCAATAATTATCTGAGAAAATGGCAGAATTTTATTTGCAATATTTGCTAATATTGCCGTTGAATTAAATTTAAAAACCAACAAGTCATATTGATTTATGCCTAGTATTTCTTTAAAATAATCGAGGTATCTTTTATTAAAACCATAGAGAGCTTGGGGCAAATAAAAAGAACTTTTTTCACTTTTTATAAGATACATTTTATTGATTTTATGTTTTTCTAAAATTTCACTTTTATACTCTTTATCTTCAATAAGAAGTATGTCCGTATCATATTTTAAACATAAAGACTCAAATAAGAATTTACTTCTATTTTTATCTCCCCCACAAAGTCCTAAAAATGGTCTGTCTATGTATAAAACTTTTAGTTTTTTAGTTTTCATTTGGAATTCTTTGTTTTAATAAGGATGAAATACTTGTTTCAAGTGGGGTTTTATTCTTTTTTACTCGAATGTCTTCAACAAGCCAATTCATTTCACATTCTTGTGTATCAAGAAAATTTCCATCTAAAGATATAATAGAATCTGAGAAAATTATTTTATTTTCTATAGAAGCAGGAAAAGTAATTTTTTTATAGTCATCAATTATAGATTTTTTTATTAAAACATTTTTTTCGATATGGCAATTTGATCCAATCATACAAGGCCCTATAATAGTTACGCCTTCATCTATTTTTGTTGAAGAACCTATAAAAACAGGAGGAATGATAGTGACTTTTTCAAAATCTATTTTTACATTTAATCCAACAAAAATGCCTTTTTTAATTTCTTGTGCAAATATATTGTAATTTTTGATTTCTCCTTTTAATATTGCAGATGTTGCATAATAAAAGTCATTCACATTACCAATGTCTATCCATTCATAAGGAATATTTACTCCATAGATATTTAATTTTTTTGAAACAAGTTTAGGAAGTAATTGACTTCCTATATCGTATTCTCTGTCTTTTGGAATGTAATCAAATATTTCTGGTTCAAAAACATAAATCCCCGTATTTGCTAAAGTAGAAGAAGCTTCTTCCCTGCTTGGTTTTTCTTGAAAAGAGATTATTTTATCTTCTTTATCTAGTTCTACAATGCCATATTTGCTGACATTTTTTAAAGAAACATTTTTCAAAGCAATAGTAACAAGTGATTTTTTTTCTTTGTGTATTTTTATTACTTTTTTTATATCTAAATCAATTAATGCATCTGCACATAATACTAAAAATGTATCATCAAAGAATTGATTGTCATCTTGAATTTTTTTCATTCCTCCTGCACTACCAAGTGCTTTGGGAATTAATTCCTTGTTTACTTTTTCGCCCTCAAAAGAATAAGCAATATGAACACCAAATCTACTACCGTTTCCAAAATATTGTTCAATTTGGGTAGAGAGATAACTTGTATTTATTATAATTTCTGTGATTCCATTGTTTTTTAAATGTTCAATTATTGATTCTAAAACAGGCTTTTGAAGAAGAGGAATCATGGGTTTTGGAATATTGTTTGTAATAGGTTTAACCCTAGTTCCTCTACCCGCAGCCAAAATCATTGCTTTCATCTTTTATCCTTTATCCTATTCGTTTGTAATCATCTTTGTATCTTACAATATCATCTTCTTCAAGATAATCCCCGACTTGGACTTCTACTAAGAGTAAATCAATTTTGCCTTTATTTGCTAATCTGTGTTTCGTACCCATAGGAATATAAACAGATTCATTGACACAAACAAGTTTTTTATTTTTTCCAATAGTAACCGTAGCTGTTCCACTTAATACAATCCAGTGTTCACTTCTGTGATAATGTTTTTGTAAAGAGAGGCGTTGTTTTGGTTTAACTAAAATAGTTTTAAATTTATAATTGTCTTTACTTTCTAATAAATTATAACTGCCCCATGGTCTATGAACTAAAGGATGATCTTGCGTTATTGATGAACCTTGGGCATTTAATTTATTGACAAGCTCTTTAACATCTTCACATTTACCTCTTTTTGCAATTAACAATGCATCCGCGGTATCAACTACTATTAAATCATCAACATTTGAAAGTACAACTTTTTTTCCATTTGCTAGTACTAAATTATTGCTAGAGTTCATTAATAGGGGTTTTTCATTTTTATAGCTGATTGCATTTGTTTTTTCTTTAGGCAATTCATCATAAATAGCATCAAAACTTCCCACATCATTCCAAGAGAATTCTGATTTGACAATTCTTAACTTATGAGAGTTTTCCATAACCGCACAATCAATGCTTATGTCTGGGATACTTCCCATTAATTCACTGTTTAAAAATAAGGGTTTTGATTTTTCGACACTTTTAAATGCATAAATACACATTTCATAAACATCTAATGCATGTTCTAAGGCTTCACTTAATAAATTTTCAGCTTTAAAACAAAACATTCCACTGTTCCAGAAGTATCCCTCTTGTGTATATTCTCTTGCTTTTTCAATATCAGGTTTTTCGTAAAATTTTTCAACATCTTCGTTCGGTGCTTTTATATAACCATAACCTGTGTTCGCATCTAAGGCTTTTATACCAAAAATACTAATAAAACCCTCTTTTGAATTCAGAAGTGCTTTATTTACAGATTTTTGATAATCTTTGTCGCCCTTAATGGTATGATCACAAGGAGTCACAAAAAGTACTTCATTTTTATCTACATATAAACTTGCTATTATAATAGCAGCCGCTGTATTTCTTCCAATAGATTCTAAAATAAATTCAACATTTATCTTCAAAGAAAAATCATTTATTATTTGACTGATTTGTTCTTTTGCAATAAAATAGTTTTGTTCATTACAAACAATTAAAAACTTATTTGTAAAAACTTTATTTCTTAAAATGGTATTTTGAAATAAAGAGTATTTAGATGTAAGTTTTATGAATTGTTTGGGCATATGGCTTCTTGAAATGGGCCAAAGTCTTGTACCATTTCCGCCAGATAATATTACATTTGTCATTTTGCACCTCCAACAAGTTAAACGACTTATATTTAGAAGTTTTCCATAAGAAGTTGCAAATAAAATGCAGAAGAGAAAGAGGAGTAAATTAAGTAAAAAATATTTTATATATTATAAAAATTTTGTGATAAGGATAGTAGTATCGTCATTTTTTTCTTTTTCTTTTATAAAGTTTTCTAAAGAATACGTAATACTGTTTAAAAGCTGAGAGGCAGTTTTTTTAGTGTTTTTTTTAATTGTTTCTGTGAGTCTGTTCATGCCATACATTTCTTGATTTTCATTGATAGCTTCATTTAAACCATCTGTATATAACACCATAAAATCGTTTTTAGAAATACTTTTTGTTAGAACTTGATATTCCCTTTTTTCAAATATTCCCAAAGGAATGGATATTGAACGTAAATGTTCCAAAGAATCTTTCTTTGAATTGTAATATAAAATATCATTGTGTCCTGCACCGATATAAGCGATTCTATTCTCTTTTTCATAAAACTTGATAAAAAAGGCAGTAATAAAAAAACTGTTATTTTTTGCATCAGAACATACCATATCATTGATATGTTCAACTTGATCTTGAAAAGAAGAGGCTGTGGATAAAATAGCTCTGCATATCCCTCTAAAACTACTCATATTAATAGCTGGACCAAGGCCGTGACCCGATACATCAGCTATTACAATATTGATCGCTTTATCACTTGAAACAAAAAAATCATAATAATCTCCACCTACAAATTGTGCAGCCTCAAAATGTGTTGCAATCTGCATTTTATTACTACTAGGTATCTCTTTTGGTAGAAAATTTTGCTGCACCTTTTGTGCTATCATCATTTCTTCTTTTAAATACTTGGCTTTTTTAACTTCTTCCAGTGATTTTAATAAAATAATATTTTTTTCTTCTAATTCTTTGGTTCTTTGTTTTACCAAATCTTCTAAGTTTGTTTTGTATTGTATATTTTCGCGTGTATATTTTATTTGCATCAATATTTTATAAAGAACATCAAAAAGTTTATCATGCACAATGGGTTTGAAAATAAAAC
The Campylobacteraceae bacterium genome window above contains:
- a CDS encoding glycosyltransferase, encoding MKTKKLKVLYIDRPFLGLCGGDKNRSKFLFESLCLKYDTDILLIEDKEYKSEILEKHKINKMYLIKSEKSSFYLPQALYGFNKRYLDYFKEILGINQYDLLVFKFNSTAILANIANKILPFSQIIIDVDMLSSRICYEAWKNNKSLKNRYFLIEYLKLYYFEKKFLKNNFTFFYTNEEEIHLVKNKYKLANIKQHKVLPNVVHELKPLKESKNKNRFILFYGMLNSTVNTSAYAFIINKIYPLIKDFLIQENIKILVIGKNKTILYDKVYANIEFVGEVDDLSAYIKASEFVFLPLVIASGTLTRILETAFLKKTILTTPIGAEGLDMKDCIFIEEGAKNIASKFLALARNTNECKKAGIKAYSYVVTNHSQEQVSKKLYAFINNLKVKEINVIHIPRRFTQTHWGGTENVIMSYALGLKKFHINSEVYTTTILNTQHTESMRGIKIKRFSYFYPYINLGTKVKEKLNLIGGNVFSFSLLFSLLFKKNIDLIHLHTFKRIGAIARIVCKIRNIPYIVSIHGGVYNRNINNTQNNSFTNSLEWGKILGLIFGSRRVIKDSNAVICLNKEEYNKLKKNNTNKNIFLLPNSVDIATFSKAKNQNIRKKYALNDKTFICLLSARIDLQKNQLLVLKVLNKIKNKNIHIFFAGNITDKVYYKEIKEYIYKHSLEKYITFITHLKPESKELIDLYLNSNVLILPSTHEPFGIVVLEAWASSLPVIVSNIAGVCNSIKDKKDALIFKNNSIESLEKNLLLLIQNESLRNTLIENAKKTVLTFDTSLINSQINSIYRQMLSCK
- a CDS encoding NDP-sugar synthase; this translates as MKAMILAAGRGTRVKPITNNIPKPMIPLLQKPVLESIIEHLKNNGITEIIINTSYLSTQIEQYFGNGSRFGVHIAYSFEGEKVNKELIPKALGSAGGMKKIQDDNQFFDDTFLVLCADALIDLDIKKVIKIHKEKKSLVTIALKNVSLKNVSKYGIVELDKEDKIISFQEKPSREEASSTLANTGIYVFEPEIFDYIPKDREYDIGSQLLPKLVSKKLNIYGVNIPYEWIDIGNVNDFYYATSAILKGEIKNYNIFAQEIKKGIFVGLNVKIDFEKVTIIPPVFIGSSTKIDEGVTIIGPCMIGSNCHIEKNVLIKKSIIDDYKKITFPASIENKIIFSDSIISLDGNFLDTQECEMNWLVEDIRVKKNKTPLETSISSLLKQRIPNEN
- a CDS encoding mannose-1-phosphate guanylyltransferase/mannose-6-phosphate isomerase; the protein is MTNVILSGGNGTRLWPISRSHMPKQFIKLTSKYSLFQNTILRNKVFTNKFLIVCNEQNYFIAKEQISQIINDFSLKINVEFILESIGRNTAAAIIIASLYVDKNEVLFVTPCDHTIKGDKDYQKSVNKALLNSKEGFISIFGIKALDANTGYGYIKAPNEDVEKFYEKPDIEKAREYTQEGYFWNSGMFCFKAENLLSEALEHALDVYEMCIYAFKSVEKSKPLFLNSELMGSIPDISIDCAVMENSHKLRIVKSEFSWNDVGSFDAIYDELPKEKTNAISYKNEKPLLMNSSNNLVLANGKKVVLSNVDDLIVVDTADALLIAKRGKCEDVKELVNKLNAQGSSITQDHPLVHRPWGSYNLLESKDNYKFKTILVKPKQRLSLQKHYHRSEHWIVLSGTATVTIGKNKKLVCVNESVYIPMGTKHRLANKGKIDLLLVEVQVGDYLEEDDIVRYKDDYKRIG
- a CDS encoding glycosyltransferase family 4 protein, which gives rise to MHVLWINNKASRGGGAEQYIYNTVKHLNKKGIKSSLLYDPNIEVENEFLDIFDSAFPLLCIKEQIQNINPDLLYIHQLHDYASYEEIMKSKVKKIRFYHDHKLFCLREHKYKTLSKKTCICKTGLDCYSCLGFIKKTQDGFKIASLGKLQKLQDINKRLDLFIVASSYMKEHLKLHHFEASKIMINPLYANDNVEYKNSMNINKSKTLLYVGQLVTGKGIDILLNAMKNIDKSYSLKIIGSGAQEEFLKHYAQKLKIEERVEFIGQIEHEKLLFYYQRAYCLIVPSRTPETFNLTGVEALKAGLPVIAANVGAIKEWLIHGNNGFLFESNNAQDLALKINDLISNPSLHKNFCLNAFKSTQHNFKSQTHINNLIDIFNQKLQGV
- a CDS encoding SpoIIE family protein phosphatase, whose translation is MQNLIELRELAKGITVLYVEDNDIARKKTYNLFTKIFKEVHTASNGQDGLALYMKHKFDLVISDIVMAKLNGLEMVISIKQVYKSQRVIFLSSYADINFLTQAIELGVDGFIFKPIVHDKLFDVLYKILMQIKYTRENIQYKTNLEDLVKQRTKELEEKNIILLKSLEEVKKAKYLKEEMMIAQKVQQNFLPKEIPSSNKMQIATHFEAAQFVGGDYYDFFVSSDKAINIVIADVSGHGLGPAINMSSFRGICRAILSTASSFQDQVEHINDMVCSDAKNNSFFITAFFIKFYEKENRIAYIGAGHNDILYYNSKKDSLEHLRSISIPLGIFEKREYQVLTKSISKNDFMVLYTDGLNEAINENQEMYGMNRLTETIKKNTKKTASQLLNSITYSLENFIKEKEKNDDTTILITKFL
- a CDS encoding polysaccharide deacetylase family protein codes for the protein MICLTGDLHHKSLKTLNQKHCDITEMQTARAFLKRLEKHKVKMTCFITGKSFLEEFDDVSSIIYNPLIETGGHNYNAFEYEFFHRVWNKLTKNYNGPKWIQRKDVLKTMDIIYKMSGKTIKVWRNHMYMHGVNTEEVLFKAGIKICSDGVSKNSYGLQKHKTGLYNLPINIIPDHEHLIHAERTPKWIKTWQKRYNWSDDFGPNSYYIEEWSEMLLNQLKENEQKGLLSNVIIHPITMYLCDKFEKVDEILEYISTCENIHMSELLNKKGVSHV